One part of the Microbacterium aurugineum genome encodes these proteins:
- a CDS encoding DUF6153 family protein, which produces MAPVAATWSGRSSSSVFRGVLSGVLLVAAIIVGLIGMHTLNLHGTAAADAPAAAAISGGHPASISGEHPASVQHGIMQAPPAGSPTDTTQMSCPACGTDDHVSMAMMCVLGLLLALVLLLVPSLIRGWLQPLLQSRFLRSFRAQALPRAPSLHVLCISRT; this is translated from the coding sequence ATGGCACCGGTGGCGGCGACGTGGTCCGGAAGGAGCTCATCGAGCGTCTTCCGAGGCGTGCTGTCGGGCGTGCTGCTCGTCGCTGCGATCATCGTCGGGCTCATCGGCATGCACACCCTGAATCTGCACGGAACCGCGGCGGCGGACGCCCCCGCAGCGGCGGCGATCTCGGGGGGCCACCCCGCGTCGATCTCGGGGGAACACCCCGCGTCGGTGCAACACGGCATCATGCAAGCACCCCCGGCCGGGAGCCCCACCGACACGACCCAGATGTCGTGCCCGGCGTGCGGAACCGACGATCACGTCAGCATGGCAATGATGTGCGTCCTCGGGCTCCTCCTCGCCCTCGTGCTCCTTCTCGTGCCGAGCCTGATCCGAGGCTGGCTCCAGCCACTCCTCCAGTCACGATTCCTTCGTTCCTTCCGCGCACAGGCCTTGCCCCGCGCTCCCTCTCTTCACGTTCTCTGCATCAGTCGCACCTGA
- a CDS encoding DUF305 domain-containing protein — MKIRAAATAALTVSAALLLSGCGTGTDDVSMPGMDHGSASPSTGVNDADVMFASMMVVHHEQAIEMSDLVLDAEGVDPAVTDLAERIKAAQGPEIDQLQGWLGEWGIRSDDRDMSGMDHGDGMMSEDDLAQLRAADGLEASRLFLEQMIVHHEGAIEMAQVQVEDGNDPEAIALAEAIIEAQTDEIQEMNDLLAAL, encoded by the coding sequence ATGAAGATTCGTGCTGCGGCAACAGCCGCGCTCACCGTGTCCGCTGCCCTGCTTCTGTCCGGTTGCGGAACCGGCACCGACGACGTTTCCATGCCCGGCATGGATCACGGATCCGCGTCGCCCTCGACCGGCGTCAACGATGCCGACGTCATGTTCGCATCAATGATGGTCGTCCACCACGAGCAGGCGATCGAGATGAGCGACCTCGTGCTCGATGCAGAGGGCGTAGACCCCGCGGTGACCGACCTCGCCGAGCGAATCAAGGCCGCTCAGGGGCCGGAGATCGACCAACTCCAAGGGTGGTTGGGCGAGTGGGGTATCCGCTCGGACGATCGCGACATGAGCGGGATGGACCACGGGGACGGGATGATGAGCGAGGACGACCTCGCTCAGCTGCGCGCCGCCGACGGCCTCGAAGCATCCCGCCTCTTCCTCGAACAGATGATCGTGCACCATGAGGGCGCCATCGAGATGGCGCAGGTGCAGGTCGAGGACGGAAACGACCCGGAGGCGATCGCACTCGCCGAGGCGATCATCGAGGCCCAGACCGACGAGATCCAGGAGATGAACGACCTCCTGGCCGCTCTCTGA
- a CDS encoding CueP family metal-binding protein — protein sequence MNQPLRTTTPVLSASRRRRWKPSTAFAALAVAAIALAGCAASPSPTGVDSAAQEILAAHGLTGLEVGDVVERLDAMPVADRPADLLASVEPDALVLRDANGREGRLPLPRDAVYISVAPFRDQTHECHFHSLTTCIGELSDTEVRITLTAADGTVLVDETRRTHDNGFTGLWVPRGIEATLSVESAGFTGAVPISTTSPDDPTCITDLQLL from the coding sequence GTGAATCAGCCTCTCCGCACGACCACGCCTGTTCTCTCCGCCTCGCGCCGACGGAGATGGAAGCCATCCACGGCATTCGCCGCGCTGGCCGTCGCTGCGATCGCGCTTGCCGGATGCGCGGCTTCCCCTTCTCCCACCGGTGTCGACTCAGCGGCGCAGGAGATACTCGCCGCGCACGGCCTCACCGGGCTCGAGGTCGGCGACGTCGTCGAGCGACTGGATGCGATGCCCGTCGCGGACCGGCCGGCCGATCTCCTTGCGTCCGTCGAACCGGACGCACTCGTCCTTCGCGATGCGAACGGCCGTGAAGGCCGACTGCCGTTGCCCCGCGACGCGGTGTATATCTCCGTCGCGCCGTTCCGTGATCAGACCCATGAGTGCCACTTCCACAGCCTCACGACGTGCATCGGCGAACTCTCCGACACCGAGGTGCGGATAACCCTGACCGCTGCTGACGGAACCGTGCTCGTCGACGAGACACGGCGCACTCACGACAACGGCTTCACGGGCCTCTGGGTGCCTCGGGGCATCGAGGCGACGCTGAGCGTCGAGAGCGCGGGCTTCACCGGAGCGGTACCGATCTCCACCACGTCGCCGGATGACCCCACCTGCATCACCGACCTGCAGTTGCTCTGA